One segment of Gordonia terrae DNA contains the following:
- a CDS encoding glycosyltransferase family 39 protein: MTVEVRERAAETTTGPGAVASGRRRLTRVQWWGISLFTGLAFAYLAVGVYLYLIVGYINPDASSRVGNAGFTIWSRDPHLGAIGFVWNPLPSLVEIPLVELSAHWPLNRWPELRRVGFAGAVMSALFMAGAGWQVRRIALDYGVGRVLRWVAVATFALNPMIVLYAGMGMSEAPFLFFLLWTCRRILLWVNRFRVVDLVVAGVALGLAYLTRYEALPVAAGVALGVFVMSTRRHRPAGVRGRTAWRAGAPFGLHDATIVALPTVFAFVLWAGLGWLLDGNAFSQFSSQYGNAAQVEAAGIISAEDVGAGPLAEVIAGNLLGMQPLLFAVLPIVGWIAVRRHRVDAAVVGVVFGSVLLFQMSAVILGSTFGWFRFYMAATPLVVVAILVARGPGSLNPLLPEVRGAQATSLEGSSLANPRSLSSDRSLRRSRVERTSLTAFMALVLVTSLPVTATSMLTPSLGKEEYGLRSAFWPDRYPSSEFWFYWFGDVSRNVAGWFDDQALPPGSVLVDTFGISRIWLFSDRPEQFVVRSDYDFFAKLNEPRAQGVQYILTPRPTGLGRLDAINVRYPTLWDDGAEIATLEMTVTSPSGTPQFRIYRIKGSG; the protein is encoded by the coding sequence GTGACAGTCGAGGTCCGTGAGCGTGCCGCGGAGACGACGACCGGTCCGGGGGCTGTCGCCTCGGGCCGTCGTCGGCTCACCCGGGTTCAGTGGTGGGGGATCTCCCTGTTCACCGGGCTGGCGTTCGCGTACCTCGCGGTCGGCGTCTATCTGTACCTGATCGTCGGGTACATCAACCCGGATGCGAGCAGTCGCGTCGGCAACGCCGGTTTCACGATCTGGAGCCGCGACCCACACCTGGGTGCGATCGGCTTCGTGTGGAATCCGCTGCCCAGTCTGGTCGAGATCCCACTGGTCGAACTGTCGGCGCACTGGCCTCTGAACCGGTGGCCGGAGCTGCGTCGCGTCGGGTTCGCCGGTGCGGTCATGAGTGCGTTGTTCATGGCCGGTGCGGGATGGCAGGTTCGACGCATCGCACTCGATTACGGCGTGGGCCGAGTTCTCCGGTGGGTGGCGGTTGCGACGTTCGCACTCAACCCGATGATCGTCCTGTATGCGGGAATGGGGATGAGTGAGGCCCCGTTCCTGTTCTTCTTGCTGTGGACCTGTCGTCGAATCCTGCTGTGGGTGAATCGGTTCCGCGTTGTCGATCTCGTCGTCGCCGGGGTTGCGCTGGGGCTGGCCTACCTGACCCGATACGAGGCGTTGCCGGTGGCCGCGGGTGTGGCGCTCGGCGTGTTCGTGATGTCGACTCGGCGGCACCGCCCGGCAGGGGTGAGAGGGCGCACTGCATGGCGGGCCGGCGCACCGTTCGGTCTGCACGATGCGACGATCGTGGCGTTGCCGACCGTGTTCGCGTTCGTCCTGTGGGCGGGGCTCGGATGGCTGCTCGACGGCAATGCGTTCTCCCAGTTCTCCTCCCAGTACGGCAACGCTGCTCAGGTGGAGGCGGCGGGGATCATCTCCGCCGAGGACGTCGGCGCCGGTCCGCTGGCCGAGGTCATCGCAGGCAATCTGCTTGGCATGCAACCGCTGCTGTTCGCGGTCCTGCCGATCGTCGGCTGGATCGCCGTTCGTCGGCACCGCGTCGACGCCGCCGTGGTGGGGGTGGTCTTCGGTTCGGTCCTGCTGTTCCAGATGTCTGCGGTGATCCTGGGGTCGACCTTCGGCTGGTTCCGCTTCTACATGGCGGCAACACCCCTGGTGGTAGTCGCCATCCTCGTCGCCCGAGGCCCCGGCTCCTTGAACCCTTTGCTCCCTGAGGTGCGAGGAGCGCAAGCGACGAGCCTCGAAGGGTCCTCCCTCGCCAACCCACGCTCCTTGAGCAGCGACCGGAGCTTGCGGAGGTCGCGTGTCGAAAGGACTTCGCTCACCGCATTCATGGCGCTCGTCCTCGTGACATCGCTGCCGGTAACCGCGACGTCGATGCTGACCCCGTCGCTCGGCAAAGAGGAGTACGGCCTGCGGTCGGCATTCTGGCCGGACCGATACCCGTCGTCGGAGTTCTGGTTCTACTGGTTCGGCGACGTGTCACGCAACGTCGCGGGATGGTTCGACGATCAAGCCCTGCCGCCGGGTTCGGTGCTCGTCGACACATTCGGCATCTCCCGGATCTGGCTGTTCTCCGACCGACCGGAGCAGTTCGTGGTCCGCAGCGATTACGACTTCTTCGCCAAGCTGAACGAACCGCGAGCGCAGGGCGTCCAATACATCCTGACCCCGCGGCCCACCGGCCTCGGCCGGCTCGACGCCATCAACGTGCGCTACCCGACGCTGTGGGACGACGGTGCCGAGATCGCCACCCTGGAGATGACGGTCACCAGTCCCAGCGGGACGCCGCAATTCCGTATCTATCGGATCAAAGGGTCGGGTTGA
- the rfbA gene encoding glucose-1-phosphate thymidylyltransferase RfbA, translated as MKGIILAGGTGTRLHPITQGVSKQLVPVYDKPMIYYPLSTLMLAGIRDILIITTPHDAPAFENLLGNGDQFGINLTYKTQPSPDGLAQAFVLGAEHIGTESVALVLGDNIFYGPGMGSRLRGFEEIDGGAVFAYWVANPEAYGVVDFDADGNALSLEEKPVKPKSNFAVPGLYFYDNNVIDIARNLKPSARGEYEITDVNAHYLDRGKLSVRVLPRGTAWLDTGTFDSLLDAGNFVRTVEQRQGLKVAAPEEIAWRQGFISDEELLASAQKLMKSGYGHYLSSLPARGRQVP; from the coding sequence ATGAAGGGCATCATCCTGGCCGGCGGTACGGGCACCCGGCTTCACCCCATCACGCAGGGGGTGAGCAAACAGCTCGTCCCGGTCTACGACAAACCGATGATCTACTACCCGCTCTCGACGCTCATGCTGGCCGGCATCCGCGACATCCTGATCATCACCACCCCGCACGACGCCCCGGCCTTCGAGAACCTGCTCGGCAACGGGGACCAGTTCGGCATCAACCTGACCTACAAGACCCAGCCCTCGCCCGACGGCCTCGCCCAGGCCTTCGTCCTCGGCGCCGAGCACATCGGGACCGAGTCGGTCGCACTCGTGCTCGGCGACAACATCTTCTACGGCCCCGGGATGGGTAGCCGGCTTAGAGGATTCGAGGAGATTGATGGCGGTGCGGTCTTCGCCTACTGGGTGGCCAACCCGGAGGCCTACGGCGTCGTCGACTTCGACGCCGACGGGAACGCTCTCTCACTCGAGGAGAAGCCCGTTAAGCCGAAGAGCAACTTTGCGGTGCCGGGACTGTACTTCTACGACAACAACGTCATCGACATCGCCCGGAATCTCAAACCGAGCGCCCGCGGCGAGTACGAGATCACCGACGTCAACGCGCACTACCTCGACCGCGGCAAACTGTCAGTACGAGTACTGCCCCGCGGAACGGCCTGGCTCGACACCGGAACGTTCGACAGCCTCCTCGACGCCGGCAACTTCGTACGCACCGTCGAACAACGGCAAGGGCTGAAAGTCGCTGCACCGGAAGAGATTGCGTGGCGACAGGGCTTCATCAGCGATGAGGAACTGCTTGCGAGTGCGCAAAAGCTGATGAAGTCCGGTTACGGACACTATCTCTCGTCGCTTCCGGCGCGTGGAAGGCAAGTACCCTGA
- a CDS encoding UDP-glucose dehydrogenase family protein: MRIVVFGLGYLGATHAACMAELGHEVLGIELDDFRREELARGEVPFYEPGLPDLVRKHLESGLLRVSASYEEAAEWGGVYFIAVGTPQRKGEYAADLRYVDSVVEGLVPLLTRDALILGKSTVPVGTCERLANRAQDLAKDDVTVHLGWNPEFLREGHAIDDTLRPDRIVVGAERGSELEGAAREVYARMIEAGTPYIVMDRQSAEMVKVAANSFLATKISFINAIAEVCEAAGADVTAVADAIGHDDRIGRKFLNAGLGFGGGCLPKDIRAFMARAGELGASEALSFLREVDNVNMRRRNRMVNLTKRSCGGSLLGKRVAVLGAAFKPESDDVRDSPALNVAGQLQLQGASVVVYDPKANNNSKRLFPTLDYAASARDACQDADVVAVLTEWKEFRSLKPVDLNPIVRGRTIIDGRLCLEKSVWEAAGWSFLC; encoded by the coding sequence ATGAGGATTGTTGTCTTCGGGCTCGGTTACCTCGGCGCGACGCATGCGGCCTGTATGGCCGAGCTCGGTCACGAGGTCCTGGGTATCGAACTCGACGATTTCCGCCGGGAAGAACTAGCACGGGGCGAGGTCCCGTTCTACGAGCCCGGGTTGCCGGACCTGGTCCGAAAGCACCTGGAATCAGGGCTACTGAGGGTGTCCGCGAGCTACGAGGAAGCCGCGGAGTGGGGTGGGGTGTACTTCATCGCGGTCGGCACACCGCAGCGCAAGGGTGAGTACGCTGCCGATCTCCGCTATGTGGACAGCGTGGTCGAGGGTCTGGTGCCGCTGTTGACAAGGGACGCACTCATTCTGGGTAAGTCCACAGTGCCCGTCGGCACCTGCGAACGCCTCGCAAACCGCGCGCAGGATCTGGCCAAAGACGACGTGACCGTCCACCTCGGATGGAACCCCGAATTCCTCAGGGAGGGGCATGCGATCGACGACACGCTTCGGCCGGACCGTATCGTCGTTGGCGCCGAGCGGGGAAGTGAACTCGAGGGCGCGGCGCGTGAGGTGTACGCCCGGATGATCGAGGCCGGGACGCCCTACATCGTGATGGACCGTCAGAGTGCCGAGATGGTCAAGGTCGCCGCCAACTCGTTTCTCGCAACGAAGATCTCGTTCATTAACGCGATCGCCGAAGTTTGCGAGGCCGCCGGTGCTGATGTGACCGCCGTAGCAGATGCGATCGGCCACGATGACCGAATCGGACGCAAGTTCCTCAACGCCGGACTCGGTTTCGGCGGCGGGTGCTTGCCGAAAGACATCAGAGCTTTCATGGCGCGAGCCGGCGAGTTGGGCGCGTCCGAGGCGTTGTCGTTCCTCAGAGAGGTCGACAACGTGAACATGCGTCGTCGAAACCGCATGGTGAACCTGACGAAGCGCTCATGCGGCGGTTCTCTGCTTGGAAAGCGCGTGGCGGTACTCGGAGCGGCTTTCAAACCAGAGTCCGACGACGTGAGAGATTCGCCTGCGTTGAACGTCGCCGGTCAGCTACAGCTCCAGGGTGCTTCGGTGGTGGTCTACGACCCGAAAGCGAACAACAATTCCAAGCGCCTGTTCCCGACTCTGGACTATGCGGCGAGTGCTCGTGACGCCTGCCAGGACGCCGATGTGGTGGCCGTGCTGACGGAGTGGAAGGAGTTCCGTTCCCTCAAGCCCGTGGACCTGAACCCGATCGTGCGGGGTCGCACCATTATCGACGGCAGGTTGTGCCTTGAGAAGTCGGTGTGGGAGGCCGCCGGTTGGTCGTTCCTCTGCTGA
- the rfbB gene encoding dTDP-glucose 4,6-dehydratase, whose product MRIFVTGGAGFIGANFVLRTLATRPDTSIRVLDKLTYAANPDTLAPVADRVELVEGDITDAALVDRLVAEADLVVHFAAESHNDNSLADPSAFVTTNLVGTYTLLEAVRTHQVRYHHISTDEVYGDLDLDDPARFTETTAYNPSSPYSSTKAGSDLLVRAWVRSFGVAATISNCSNNYGPYQHIEKFIPRQITNVLSGVRPKLYGDGRNIRDWIHVDDHNDAVWTIIDRGRIGETYLIGADGEVDNRTVVETILELLDQPTDAFDFVTDRPGHDRRYAIDSTRLRTELGWTPSYLDFRTGLAATIDWYRDHPAWWQPTKESVEQKYAATERVTG is encoded by the coding sequence ATGCGAATCTTCGTGACCGGGGGTGCCGGGTTCATCGGCGCCAACTTCGTGCTGCGCACGCTGGCCACCCGCCCCGACACCTCGATCCGGGTCCTGGACAAACTCACCTACGCCGCCAACCCCGACACCCTCGCCCCGGTCGCCGACCGCGTCGAACTCGTCGAGGGCGACATCACCGACGCCGCCCTCGTCGACCGCCTGGTCGCCGAGGCCGACCTCGTCGTGCACTTCGCCGCCGAATCCCACAACGACAACTCCCTGGCCGACCCGTCGGCCTTCGTCACCACCAACCTCGTGGGCACCTACACCCTGCTCGAAGCCGTCCGCACCCACCAGGTGCGCTACCACCACATCAGCACCGACGAGGTCTACGGCGACCTCGACCTCGACGACCCCGCCCGCTTCACCGAGACCACCGCCTACAACCCGTCGAGCCCCTACTCCTCGACCAAGGCCGGCAGCGACCTCCTCGTCCGTGCCTGGGTCCGCTCCTTCGGCGTCGCCGCGACCATCTCCAACTGCTCCAACAACTACGGCCCCTACCAGCACATCGAGAAGTTCATCCCCCGCCAGATCACCAACGTGCTCTCCGGCGTGCGCCCCAAGCTCTACGGCGACGGCCGCAACATCCGTGACTGGATCCATGTCGACGACCACAACGACGCCGTCTGGACCATCATCGACCGCGGCCGGATCGGTGAGACCTACCTCATCGGCGCCGACGGCGAAGTCGACAACCGCACCGTCGTGGAAACCATCCTCGAACTCCTCGACCAGCCCACCGACGCCTTCGACTTCGTCACCGACCGCCCCGGCCACGACCGTCGCTACGCCATCGACTCCACCCGCCTGCGCACCGAACTCGGCTGGACCCCCTCCTACCTTGACTTCCGCACCGGCCTGGCCGCCACCATCGACTGGTACCGCGACCACCCCGCCTGGTGGCAACCCACCAAAGAATCAGTCGAACAGAAATACGCCGCCACCGAACGCGTCACCGGCTGA
- a CDS encoding lipopolysaccharide biosynthesis protein, with the protein MTVPKIAEAMDETVVAGTNRDSTRDVGRSIAIVTLGNLTPLLASLITAPLLARALGAEGRGLVAAATAPLLVASAALTMGMPDAVTYFVARRVRTLRTLGLGLLVVCIVGPLGSALITSISGILAGDHPDIQGLMSMISLMLTPALVALVIRGYARAVQAWFLVASDQCLASVFRVGALGVLLAIDGLTVTSAAWVLAIGNCVGIIAYLGLLGRYRGLSTTQDSDLQVGRHAAQLTRFGLGAWIGSAAGVVLARLDQVLFLPLSSAEQLGIYIVAVSLADMVRTFNAAVRDVVFSVQSAKNDDESLGRAARLSTIITATVGVAAVLVGWWLVPLAFGPEFGSVTGVLAVVLVGTIIGNPGSVAAAGMTARGRPILRSIAILSSVVLNIALLILLLPTMGAMGAAIASMVANAICGLFVLVLANRVFGMKPALFLRVRRDDFVLLGQKGRGFAKRATAVVRKRHDVKRSGD; encoded by the coding sequence ATGACTGTGCCGAAGATTGCGGAGGCGATGGATGAAACCGTCGTGGCTGGCACCAATCGGGACTCCACGCGTGATGTCGGTCGAAGCATCGCGATCGTCACTCTCGGAAATCTGACGCCACTGCTGGCGTCGCTCATCACGGCGCCTCTGCTAGCGCGCGCGCTGGGCGCGGAGGGTCGCGGTCTCGTCGCCGCTGCAACGGCTCCCTTGCTGGTGGCCTCAGCTGCACTCACCATGGGAATGCCCGACGCCGTGACGTACTTCGTAGCGCGTCGCGTTCGGACGCTGCGAACACTCGGTCTTGGGCTGCTGGTCGTGTGCATCGTGGGTCCACTCGGTAGTGCCTTGATCACGTCGATATCCGGGATCTTGGCGGGAGACCACCCGGACATCCAGGGTTTGATGTCGATGATCAGCTTGATGCTCACGCCGGCCCTCGTTGCACTTGTGATCCGTGGATACGCCCGAGCTGTGCAGGCGTGGTTCCTCGTAGCATCCGATCAATGTCTCGCGAGCGTGTTCCGCGTTGGTGCGTTGGGAGTACTTCTCGCGATTGATGGGCTGACGGTTACCTCAGCTGCTTGGGTGCTTGCGATCGGCAACTGCGTGGGAATCATCGCGTACCTCGGGTTGCTCGGGAGGTACCGCGGGCTGTCCACAACTCAAGATTCGGACCTGCAGGTAGGGAGGCATGCCGCACAGCTGACACGATTCGGGCTTGGTGCTTGGATCGGTTCCGCTGCTGGGGTGGTTCTCGCGAGGTTGGATCAGGTTCTGTTCCTGCCGCTGTCCTCAGCCGAACAGCTCGGCATTTACATCGTCGCAGTGTCGTTGGCTGACATGGTGCGAACCTTCAATGCCGCAGTCAGGGACGTAGTGTTCTCGGTGCAGTCAGCGAAGAATGACGACGAGAGCCTCGGACGCGCCGCGCGGCTGTCCACCATCATCACTGCCACGGTCGGAGTGGCTGCGGTGCTTGTGGGGTGGTGGCTCGTTCCGCTGGCGTTCGGACCTGAGTTCGGCTCGGTCACTGGAGTTCTCGCGGTCGTCCTCGTCGGTACCATCATCGGAAATCCGGGATCTGTAGCTGCAGCGGGTATGACGGCCCGCGGGCGCCCGATCCTGCGGAGCATCGCGATTCTGTCGTCCGTAGTACTGAATATTGCACTGCTGATTCTACTTCTGCCGACGATGGGTGCCATGGGCGCCGCGATCGCATCGATGGTGGCCAACGCAATATGTGGCTTGTTTGTTCTGGTTCTCGCCAACCGCGTGTTCGGCATGAAGCCGGCTCTGTTCCTGCGGGTTCGACGCGATGACTTCGTGCTCCTCGGCCAGAAGGGCCGGGGCTTTGCAAAGCGCGCGACCGCCGTCGTGCGAAAGCGACACGATGTCAAGCGCTCGGGAGATTGA
- a CDS encoding acyltransferase family protein, which produces MSIDLLRVLGIVAIVAGHVWDNLFTREAIYTWHVPLFFFLTGYLWTTARPLNTEVQKRARTLLVPYVCWLLLISVPYLILSVIRDSKEPVPIILDILRGGAELGRPYSAFWFVTALFFAAVLLRSMQRLPTWMPWLVAAVGLVVCYASRSVVAALPLSLGVAVPAMLFVLAGIAFRSIRTHLKHPTLLGLTALCVSSALVVSGLSSPMDMKQADFGTPALSVIVAAAISGGLILVAESTVHWTGQKSDWTTRLAAAGFMVVLTHAAVLWLLRTPSTGSWADFGAALLLPWTAALTLALTAMSPYLLGVKRRRKQKVALGGL; this is translated from the coding sequence GTGTCCATCGACCTTCTCCGCGTTCTCGGAATCGTTGCGATTGTCGCGGGACATGTCTGGGATAACCTGTTCACCCGCGAGGCTATCTACACGTGGCACGTGCCGCTGTTCTTTTTCCTAACGGGTTACCTGTGGACAACAGCGCGACCGCTAAACACGGAGGTGCAGAAACGCGCACGCACCCTTCTCGTCCCTTACGTTTGCTGGCTCCTTCTCATCTCAGTCCCATATCTAATCCTGTCGGTAATTCGAGACTCGAAAGAACCGGTACCTATTATTCTCGACATTCTCAGGGGTGGAGCTGAGCTCGGTCGTCCCTACTCGGCCTTTTGGTTTGTCACAGCCCTATTCTTTGCCGCCGTACTTCTGCGGTCTATGCAGCGTCTGCCAACTTGGATGCCGTGGCTCGTAGCTGCGGTCGGGCTCGTCGTGTGCTACGCGAGCAGGTCAGTCGTCGCTGCACTACCACTATCCCTGGGTGTCGCCGTGCCAGCGATGCTTTTTGTTCTCGCGGGCATCGCATTCCGCTCCATACGAACACATCTGAAGCACCCCACCCTGCTAGGTCTCACCGCCTTGTGTGTTTCGTCAGCTCTTGTTGTTTCTGGCCTGAGCAGCCCCATGGACATGAAACAAGCAGACTTCGGCACACCCGCGCTCAGCGTGATTGTCGCAGCGGCGATCTCGGGCGGGTTGATACTAGTGGCGGAATCTACGGTTCACTGGACGGGGCAGAAGTCCGATTGGACGACGAGACTTGCTGCCGCGGGTTTCATGGTTGTGTTGACGCACGCGGCGGTCCTTTGGCTCCTGCGGACCCCATCAACCGGTAGCTGGGCCGATTTCGGAGCTGCATTGCTGTTGCCCTGGACCGCCGCCCTCACACTCGCTCTCACAGCGATGTCGCCGTACCTGCTAGGTGTCAAACGGCGTAGGAAGCAGAAGGTCGCTTTGGGCGGACTCTGA
- a CDS encoding glycosyltransferase family 2 protein — MSVSGRTGSTAAHVTALSARHPLSRGQRLGLVVVAVAIAVAFALTWRVSLAVVLSVCAVYFLASSIDKFVLITRGMSGRGVLRVSDEDARVIPDDDLPVYTVLLPVYGEPEIVTNLVAGVGRIDYPADKLDIFLVLESDDHETRAAVEDADLDGITTVLVPPSEPRTKPKACNVAMSLPSERSDIVTIYDAEDIPDPLQLRKAAAVFAASPPDVASVQARLGYYNERENLLTRWFAIEYDQWFSYMLPALSASKCVIPLGGTSNHIRTHVLREVGGWDAYNVTEDADLGIRLARYGYRTVVLDSLTGEEANADVVNWVRQRSRWYKGYLQTFLVHTRRPLDMVREIGLVPALRISNLTAGMPIANTLNLLFWALLLVWFAGKPDFMHSLFPGPIYYLCLLMFTVGNLATIMLGVVSARTQGKPFLLGAALLVPGYWFLQSMAAIKSMAQLIYKPSYWEKTVHGLSAMPGVPAPPKGSEDA, encoded by the coding sequence GTGAGCGTGTCCGGGCGTACCGGTTCGACTGCTGCCCATGTGACGGCGCTGTCGGCGCGCCATCCGCTGAGTCGTGGGCAGCGCCTCGGCCTGGTGGTCGTTGCGGTGGCGATCGCGGTCGCGTTCGCGCTGACGTGGCGGGTGTCGCTCGCGGTCGTTCTCAGTGTCTGCGCCGTGTACTTCCTGGCGTCGAGCATCGACAAGTTCGTGCTCATCACCCGCGGAATGTCCGGTCGGGGCGTCCTACGGGTGTCTGACGAGGACGCCCGGGTGATCCCCGACGACGATCTGCCGGTCTACACGGTCCTGCTGCCGGTGTACGGCGAGCCCGAGATCGTCACGAACCTGGTCGCCGGAGTCGGCAGGATCGACTATCCCGCAGACAAACTCGACATCTTTCTGGTCCTGGAGAGCGACGATCACGAGACGCGCGCCGCGGTCGAAGATGCCGATCTCGACGGGATCACCACGGTCCTGGTGCCGCCGAGCGAACCGCGGACCAAACCCAAGGCGTGCAACGTCGCCATGAGTCTGCCGTCGGAGCGCAGCGACATCGTCACGATCTACGACGCCGAGGACATTCCGGACCCGCTCCAATTGCGTAAGGCGGCTGCGGTGTTCGCCGCCTCCCCGCCGGACGTCGCCTCCGTGCAGGCGCGTCTCGGCTATTACAACGAGCGTGAGAACCTGCTGACCCGTTGGTTCGCGATCGAATACGACCAGTGGTTCTCCTACATGCTGCCGGCGCTGAGTGCGTCGAAGTGCGTCATTCCGCTCGGCGGGACGTCGAATCACATCCGCACCCACGTGCTGCGTGAGGTCGGCGGGTGGGACGCCTACAACGTCACCGAGGACGCCGATCTCGGAATCCGTCTAGCGCGCTACGGGTATCGAACCGTGGTCCTGGATTCGCTGACCGGTGAAGAGGCCAATGCCGACGTGGTGAACTGGGTCCGCCAGCGGTCGCGCTGGTACAAGGGCTATCTGCAGACGTTCCTGGTCCACACCCGCCGGCCACTCGACATGGTTCGGGAGATCGGACTCGTTCCCGCGCTGCGCATCTCGAACCTGACCGCGGGGATGCCGATCGCCAACACCCTCAACCTGTTGTTCTGGGCGCTGCTGCTGGTGTGGTTCGCGGGCAAGCCCGACTTCATGCACTCGTTGTTCCCAGGGCCCATCTACTACCTGTGCCTGCTCATGTTCACCGTCGGCAACCTGGCCACCATCATGCTGGGCGTCGTCTCCGCGCGCACCCAGGGCAAGCCGTTCCTGCTCGGCGCAGCTCTCCTCGTCCCCGGCTACTGGTTCCTGCAGTCCATGGCGGCGATCAAGAGTATGGCCCAACTCATCTACAAACCCTCCTACTGGGAAAAGACCGTGCACGGGCTCTCTGCCATGCCCGGTGTCCCCGCACCGCCGAAAGGTTCTGAAGATGCCTAG
- a CDS encoding sugar transferase — MADRQAYQRPVRSTGRRSQRLRFVDRAQDRSRSWMRTYLIRVSISDAAIVALAVAVAQRVRFGADGAMTPNGAVGAPAIYVSVALAISWLLALRAFQSLDRRIIASGSQEYSRVVTACLSVFGVLAMCDLLFKLNIARGFLALALPIGTFGLVMSRWLWRRVLLIQRRRSENLERVLVVGTRSSAVPLMERLVEHPELGYRVVGICLPERSGRPRLMAVGKTQVPVLGNFDEVCDSVLDSGATTVAVTSAEALGHDAMQALSWDLEGLDVDMIVSPGVTDVAGPRVMVRPVAGLPLLHIDKPRYEGANRFRKAFVDRVGSVAILTVLAPVFFAVAVAIKLDSPGPVFYRATRVGVNNGPFRMWKFRSMVQDADKRKTELVELDEGAGLLFKMRDDPRVTKVGAFIRRYSIDEIPQLLNVLGGTMSLVGPRPPLPEEVEQYDGRVARRMLVKPGMTGLWQVSGRSDLSWEESVRLDLSYVENWSIMQDALILWRTIRAVLRKDGAY, encoded by the coding sequence ATGGCCGATCGTCAGGCCTACCAACGGCCGGTGCGGAGCACTGGCCGCCGCAGTCAGCGGCTCCGGTTTGTCGATCGTGCACAGGACCGTTCGCGTTCATGGATGCGGACGTACCTCATTCGGGTATCAATCTCTGATGCTGCAATCGTCGCACTCGCGGTGGCGGTGGCTCAGCGGGTTCGGTTCGGCGCCGATGGCGCCATGACCCCGAATGGTGCGGTCGGAGCACCGGCGATCTACGTCTCCGTAGCGTTGGCAATCTCGTGGCTCCTCGCTTTGCGGGCGTTCCAGAGCCTCGACCGCCGCATAATCGCCTCCGGCTCGCAAGAGTATAGCCGCGTTGTTACTGCGTGCTTGTCGGTCTTCGGCGTTCTTGCGATGTGTGATCTGCTGTTTAAACTCAACATCGCACGCGGATTCTTGGCCCTCGCGCTGCCGATCGGCACGTTTGGGCTCGTGATGTCCCGGTGGCTGTGGCGACGTGTTCTGCTGATTCAGAGGCGAAGGTCGGAGAATCTCGAGCGCGTCTTGGTCGTTGGCACACGGAGTTCAGCGGTACCTCTGATGGAGCGTCTGGTTGAGCACCCGGAGTTGGGCTACCGCGTTGTCGGCATCTGTCTTCCCGAGCGCAGTGGGCGACCACGTCTGATGGCGGTCGGCAAGACGCAAGTGCCTGTCCTTGGAAACTTCGATGAAGTCTGCGATTCAGTTTTAGATTCGGGCGCTACCACCGTCGCAGTTACCTCGGCCGAGGCACTGGGACATGATGCGATGCAGGCGCTTTCATGGGATCTCGAGGGGCTCGATGTTGACATGATCGTGTCTCCTGGCGTCACTGACGTCGCCGGACCCCGTGTCATGGTGCGCCCGGTCGCCGGGTTACCGCTACTCCATATCGACAAGCCTCGCTACGAAGGAGCAAATCGCTTTCGCAAAGCCTTCGTCGACAGAGTCGGGTCAGTAGCAATTTTGACCGTTCTGGCCCCGGTCTTCTTCGCGGTGGCAGTCGCCATCAAGCTGGATTCACCGGGCCCAGTGTTCTACCGTGCGACACGGGTCGGAGTCAACAACGGTCCATTCCGCATGTGGAAGTTTCGGTCGATGGTTCAGGACGCGGACAAGCGCAAAACCGAACTCGTGGAACTCGACGAGGGTGCCGGTCTCTTATTCAAGATGCGGGACGACCCGCGCGTGACAAAAGTGGGCGCCTTCATCAGGCGTTACAGCATCGACGAGATACCGCAATTGCTGAATGTGCTTGGCGGCACGATGAGCCTCGTCGGTCCGCGCCCACCTTTGCCCGAGGAAGTCGAGCAGTACGACGGACGGGTGGCGCGGCGTATGCTCGTCAAGCCAGGAATGACTGGTCTCTGGCAGGTGTCGGGGCGTTCCGACCTCTCTTGGGAAGAATCTGTCCGACTCGACCTTTCGTACGTCGAGAACTGGTCCATCATGCAAGACGCCCTGATTCTATGGCGCACCATTCGCGCGGTACTTCGCAAAGACGGAGCGTACTAA